From a single Miscanthus floridulus cultivar M001 chromosome 8, ASM1932011v1, whole genome shotgun sequence genomic region:
- the LOC136477602 gene encoding polyadenylate-binding protein RBP47-like, which produces MQMAAAVAPTEAPASAAVAAPHPHPHAHAAASPHPHAPPHPHHHMPQPRWVVIPYPPPHHPMVAAPPPPPPQFVKHFAPPASVTPPPPPAGSGGNGGEDNRTIWVGDLQYWMDENYLHSCFGPSGEVVNIKVIRNRHSGVSEGYGFVEFYSHVSAEKALQNFSGHVMPNTDRAFKLNWASYSMGEKRTELSSDHSIFVGDLAVDVTDEMLLELFSNKYRSVKGAKVIIDANTGRSRGYGFVRFGDDNDKTHAMTEMNGVYCSTRPIRVGPATPRRSQGDSGSSPPRQSDVDSTNRTVYVGGLDPNVSEDELRKAFAKYGDLASVKIPFGKQCGFVQFVNRADAEEALQGLNGSTIGKQAVRLSWGRSPASKQSRGDSGHRRNGNGNGMYYGTPFYGGYGYASPVPHPNMYASAYGAYPYYGNQQLVS; this is translated from the exons atgcagATGGCAGCGGCAGTGGCCCCCACCGAGGCCCCGGCCTCGGCGGCTGTGGCGGCGCCGCACCCCCACCCCCACGCGCACGCCGCCGCCTCGCCGCACCCGCACGCACCACCGCACCCGCACCACCATATGCCGCAACCGCGGTGGGTGGTCATCCCGTACCCTCCGCCGCACCACCCCATggtggccgcgccgccgccacctcctccgCAGTTCGTCAAGCATTTCGCGCCGCCGGCCTCGgtaacgccgccgccgccgcccgctggATCCGGCGGGAACGGGGGCGAGGACAACCGGACCATCTGGGTGGGCGACCTGCAGTACTGGATGGACGAGAACTACCTCCACAGCTGCTTCGGCCCCAGCGGCGAG GTGGTGAATATTAAAGTCATTCGCAATAGACACTCGGGAGTTTCCGAGGGTTATGGTTTTGTAGAGTTTTATTCGCACGTGTCAGCAGAGAAGGCACTACAGAATTTTTCTGGTCATGTAATGCCTAATACTGACCGGGCTTTTAAGTTAAACTGGGCATCATATAGCATGGGAGAAAAACGCACGGAACTTTCATCTGATCACTCGATATTTGTTGGCGATTTGGCTGTTGATGTTACTGATGAGATGTTACTGGAGCTTTTTTCTAACAAATACCGATCAGTGAAAGGAGCTAAAGTTATTATTGATGCAAACACAGGCCGTTCTAGAGGCTACGGCTTTGTTAGGTTTGGAGATGATAATGACAAAACTCATGCAATGACTGAAATGAATGGTGTATACTGTTCCACAAGACCAATTCGTGTAGGACCAGCGACTCCTAGAAGATCTCAAG GTGATTCTGGCTCTTCTCCACCAAGGCAATCTGATGTTGACTCAACTAACAGGACG GTATATGTTGGTGGGCTTGATCCCAATGTTAGTGAAGATGAACTGAGGAAAGCATTTGCAAAATATGGTGATCTTGCCTCTGTCAAAATTCCTTTTGGGAAGCAATGTGGGTTTGTTCAATTTGTAAACAG AGCTGATGCTGAAGAAGCACTGCAAGGGCTGAATGGATCAACTATTGGGAAGCAGGCAGTTCGACTTTCCTGGGGCCGCAGCCCTGCAAGTAAACAG TCTAGGGGTGATTCTGGCCACCGGCgcaatggcaatggcaatggcaTGTACTACGGGACACCATTCTACGGTGGATATGGCTATGCCTCGCCGGTTCCCCACCCAAACATGTACGCTTCGGCCTATGGAGCCTACCCATACTATGGCAACCAGCAGCTAGTGAGCTGA